A stretch of Lathyrus oleraceus cultivar Zhongwan6 chromosome 6, CAAS_Psat_ZW6_1.0, whole genome shotgun sequence DNA encodes these proteins:
- the LOC127097312 gene encoding defensin-like protein 156 produces MAKFSFMTIIVIVFFISGIAMTNARNIWSKECVITRDGQCLPTACKEWCLNTYKGHGACVATVGNPPTYKCVCTYYCST; encoded by the exons ATGGCTAAGTTTTCTTTCATGACAATTATCGTCATTGTCTTCTTTATTTCAG GTATAGCAATGACAAATGCTAGAAACATATGGTCAAAAGAATGTGTCATCACTCGTGATGGTCAATGCCTCCCGACAGCTTGCAAAGAATGGTGTTTAAATACATATAAGGGTCATGGAGCATGCGTTGCTACCGTTGGAAATCCTCCTACTTATAAATGTGTTTGCACATACTATTGTTCCACCTAG